Genomic DNA from SAR324 cluster bacterium:
AGCTGGTTTGTGAATAGCAATGGCAGGCCTTCTTCAATACAAATTAGGGCTTATCGACCACATTACAACGCAAGGGGTTTTTTAGCTCTCGATGATTATTCGGTGAATGACCGTTCTACTTTATATAATGGTTTTGCGAGCATCGCACAAATTCATGATATTCGTTGTTCCTGTCACGAATACCGACTAATAGCTTCAGGTGAAGCTGACTTTCTACGCTCATTTTCATTGAAGCCGTGGGATCATGCTGCTGGCCAGCTTGTCCTCAAAGAAACCGGTGGTTGGGCTGCTGTAGATGGCCTTATCAACTACAAACCATCCTTGTACTCGGGTCGGATGATTGCGGCGAGCTGTTGTGACTTGGACGAAGAGATTACGCAAATATCTGCTACGCTCCCTTAGTATCTTGTTCATCTCTGACTTTGAGCTTTTTCCAGAACAATCCTCGCTAATTCACTGATTTTCAAATCAACAAAACAAGGCTAAAAAAACTCTAAATATTCAATTTTATGCTTAAAATTAATTTAATTTTTAGGTTTTTCTTTAAGTATTTAATAAGGTTTTTTTCCTACATTAAATTTTATACATCACTGTTATTGATTTATATTTTATTAAAAACACCGTATATAATTATTGTTAGTAGACCTAAAAAATCTCATTTTTTTAAGTAGTCAAAACCTTATTATCAAAAACTAATGGATCCGATACTTTATTAGGTTTTATAGCCTTGTTTTCTCTCATCGTGACTTAGCGATTATCTTTGAGCCTGCTCAGTTTCGTGTGTACTTAGCCTTGTAAAAGTTCTTTGATCAGAGAACTTTGCTTCATATCTAATTCCTCTCCCATCATGGGTAAGCCTCTTAGATGGAATTATGAAGGCTGAATGTTTGTTGTATTGTGAGGGAAAACGGAGCAGAGGCTAAAAACTGCTGATAACTCTTTTTTTTGAGATTGAGATATTAGCTTTTTTTAATATTGAGGAGACTCGGAGGATATGAATAATCTTGAGAAACCTCAGAGCGAATCATAATCCAGACGATTCATACCGTTGAAAGCAGCAATTCGGTATGCTTCGTCAAGAGTTGGCACATTGAAAACCGAGTTGATGAAGAACTTGATCGTCCCTTCGAAGTGCAACACACAGTTACCCAGATGGATCAGCTCCGGTGCGCGTGGTCCAATGATGTGCACACCCAGCAAACGCAAGGTTTCAGGACAGAAGAGTAGTTTTAGAATTCCTTCCTGTTCTCCCATGATGTGTGCTCGGGAGATTTCCTTGAAGTGCGAGATGCCTACCTCATAAGGAATTCTGGCATCTGTCAGTTCTTCTTCTGATCTGCCCACGTAGGCAACAGCAGGGATGGTCCAGATACCGTAGGGGAGTTCTCTCGGGATACGCTCATTTTCCAGTTGTCCAAATGCGTGCAACGTAGCAATCCTCGCTTGTAGCAAAGATGTGGAAGCCAGGGCAGGGAAACCAACCACGTCACCAACAGCGTAGATGTTTGGGATGTTTGTTTGGTAGTGTTCATTCGTTGGAATCAAACCGTTATGACCCAACTCAACACCGATTTCCTCCAATCCCAATTTATCAGAATTTGCGACACGACCAGCCGCCAGCATGACGGTAGAGCAGGGTAGCGTCTTACCACTATCTAACTCCACGTGCACTTCCTGAGGTGAGATCTTAACGATCTGTTTGACGTTTTCGCCAAGGCGCATCGTGATTCGCTGATTGCGCATCCGATAAACTAGAGCCTCTGCAATTTCTCGATCCAAGAAAGGCATGACATGACGATCCCGAGCGATCAGATTGACACGAATCCCTAGCTTGGCAAAGATGCAGGCATATTCGCAACCAATGACACCAGCTCCGATGATCGTGATTTTTTTGGGAAGTTTCTCAATCTTGAGGATCGTATCAGAGTCGAAGACACACTCATTATCGAGCTGTGCCCAATCCGCTTTTCGTGGTGCAGAACCTGTAGCAACAACCGTATAGTCAGCAGTGATCTGGTAAGGTTCCTCATCTGGATGGGCGGGTTGAATCTGTAATTCGGTTGGACTGAGGAATTGGCAACGCCCTCTCTCCAGAGTGACTCGATTCTTCATTAAGTTGCGACGCAGCTTGCTCTCCTGCTCACTGATCACAAGATCCTTGCGATACATTAACTCTTCAGTGCTGACGTTCTCACGCATGGAGATTTCAATTCCATGGGTTCGGCGGCGCAGCAACTCCAGATTGACAACTGTTTCTCGCAACGACTTAGATGGAATCGTGCCCGTGTGCAAGGAGGCACCACCAAGCTTCTCCCTTTTGTCTATCAGAAAGACTCGCTTTTTCAGCTTGCTGGCTTGGATTGCTGCTTTTTCACCTGCTGGACCAGAACCGATGATGGCGATGTCGTAGTGCCGAATTTCCTGCATACAAATTTCTTACTTTGGGGAAGAAAGATTTAATTGGTGTCACAATATTGAAAACCTAATTCGCAACTGCCAAAGAGTCTAGAGTAAGGTTACTCTATGCCTCATTTCTCTCTATTTTTCTGTGTAAATCTACAGGGAGTCGGTCAGGTACTTCGGTTCAATTCTGCTTGCGTTCACGGCCACGCCAAATTAGTTGCAAGGGCGTGCCCTCAAAACCAAAATGATAGCGGAGTTGGTTCAAAAAATAGCGTTCGTAGGAGTAGTTCAGTTTTTCTGGATGATTACTGACCATGACAAAGGTGGGTGGAGACGCGGAAACCTGAGTACCATAGAAAATCTTAGTAGCCCGACCAGATTTGGCAGGAGGTGGGTGCTTGCGAACAATCATTTCCAGCACCGTATTCAGATCTGCAGTGCTCACACGACGCATGTACTGCTGATAGACTTCGTCTACTTTCTGAAAAATTTGAGTTATTCGCTTTCCTGTTTTAGCACTCACGAATACCAGTGGGGCAAAGCCAAGAAATTCAATCCGCTCTCTCAGCTCCTCTGTCATAGCATCTTGCAAGCGTTGTGGCTCTAATTTACGAGGCATGTTGCGCAAGGCAATCTCCCCTTGAACCGCCAGATCCCATTTATTGACCACCAGCACTATTGCTTTTTTACGGTCCAGAGCGTACCCGCCAATTCGCAAGACCTGCTCAGTGACTCCCTCGGTAGCGTCAATTATCAGCAAAACAACATCTGAGCGTTCCATGGTCTTCAACGTGGAGACAATGCTGTAGGTCTCTATTTTTTGGGTGACTCTGCCTTTTCGTCGTATACCTGCCGTGTCCACCAACAGATACTCCTTGCCCTCATGACGGCAAAGGCTGTCTACTGGATCACGTGTTGTTCCAGCCTGCGAGTCCACAACCATTCGCTCTTCCCCCAACAAGGCATTGATCAACGAGGATTTGCCTGCGTTGGACTTACCGATCAATGCCACTCGTACCCGAGTACCAGCTTCTGGATCTGTGTAATCCAGCGGAACCTGCTCATGAATGGCCTCTAGCAGATCCTCCAGGCCACGTGTGTGAGCCGCAGATACGCCATAGACATGCTCCACACCCAATTGATAGAACTCTGCGATCTGCGTATCGTGGCTCGGATGATCTGTTTTGTTGGCGGCCACAAAGATCGGTTTCTTATGGCGGCTGAGATAACGATAGATCTCCTCGTCCCCAGGATTGAGGCCATCCTGAATGCTGGTCAAAAAAATAACAGCGTCGGCTTCTTCGATGGCAACCTGAGCCTGCTGACGCATCTGCTGGAGCAAGCCCTCCTCAGAGATCGGCTCAAATCCACCTGTATCAATCGCCAGGAAGCGAAAACCGCGGAAACTGGCCAATCCATAGTTGCGATCTCTCGTTACTCCTGGAATGTCTTCAACAATCGCAGTGTGACGACCCACCAACCGATTGAAAAATGTAGACTTGCCAACATTTGGTCGGCCAACAATTGCAACAACTGCCGGGGTTTCAGACATCCAGATTCTTTACCTTGAGAGCATTCTCTTCGATGAAACGTCGCCTCGGTTCTACCAGATCTCCCATCAGCACTGTAAACATATCATCTGAGACATTGACATCTTCGATGCGAACTTGCTTAAGAGTTCGTGCTTCTGGGTTTAGAGTAGTCTCCCAGAGTTGTTCTGGATTCATTTCACCTAGTCCCTTGTAGCGCTGGATATAAATTCCCTTCTTACCAAAGTTAGTTATGAAGTCCCTCAAAGCAAACCAATCTGATAGGTCATGAATTTTCTGATCATCATCTTCAATTTGCAGAGTTTCTCCACCAAGGAAACGCAGCAACTCCTCACGCTGCTCGATTAGATTATTGTAATTGTGGATATCTAGATTATCTAAAAAATTAAGAGTAAATCGCAGAGTTTCTCCTTGGATTTGAATTACCACTTGGTGACCTACACGTTCTGTGTCAAACTCCAGTTTGAAGTCTGGATAAAACTCTTGTAGATCTCTCATCCTTTGTAACAGGTAATCTATATCACTTGCTTCCATTCTAAACTGATTCTCCAGCCACTTATTGGTCAAAATTTGTAGGTCTGGATTCAGACAAAAACGTTGGTATTGGTCACAGTAACGATAGAGACGTCTTGCCATCTCTAGCAGAGCTTCTCCAGTCAATGATTCTCGTTCTGGCAGAATGAGTCGGAGTTTATTGCTGGATAGCATCATCAAGCGCTCTGCCATCTCTCTTTCATCTCTCAGGTAGAATTCTTCCTTGTTACGCTTCACTTTGTAGAGTGGTGGCTGAGCAATGTATAGATAACCACGCTCAATAATCTCCGGCATTTGCCGATAGAAAAACGTCAAGATCAGCGTCAGGATATGGCTTCCATCCACATCGGCATCAGTCATGATGATGACCTTGTGGTAACGAATCTTACTGATATCAAAATCCTTCTCAATGCTAGTCCCTAGCGCTGTGATCATTGTACGGATCTCATCGCTGGTAAGCATCTTGTCCATTCGGGCTTTTTCAACATTGAGAATCTTGCCTTTCAACGGCAGAATTGCCTGATTACGTCGATCTCTCCCCTGCTTAGCCGATCCACCTGCAGAATCACCCTCTACTAGGAACAATTCACTCAGTGCTGGATCCCGTTCCTGACAATCCGCAAGTTTTCCGGGTAAGCTTCCTACTTCCAGTACACTTTTACGTCGTGTCAACTCCCGGGCTTTTACTGCTGCAATACGAGCTCGCTGTGCCTCAGTAGCCTTCTGAATGATTCGTTTGGCCACCTGCGGATTTTCTCCCAGAAAAGTAGCCAGGCTTTCGCTCACCAACCTCTCAACTTTGCCTCTAGCTTCGGTGTTAGTGAGTTTAATTTTCTTCTGCGATTCAAACTGTGGATTTGCTATGCGGATGCTGATTACTGCAGAGATACCCTCACGAACATCTTCACCACTTAGGTTTTCTTTCAGATCTTTGGTCAGGTTGTTGGCAGATGCATACTTATTGAGCGTGCTCGTTAGCGCCGTTTTGAAACCTGATAGGTGTGTTCCTCCCTCTATAGTATTAATATTATTTACGAAAGAAAATATTCGTTCAACGTAAGTTTCGTTGTATTGAAAGGCTACTTCTACCTCAAGATCTTCCTGTTTGCCCTCAACATAAACTGGTTTTTCATGGAGAACATTTTTGTTTTGATTGAGATACTCAATGAAGGAGGCCACTCCACCTTCGTAACAGAATTCGGCGAACTCGTTGTTCCGGTTGTCTCGAATGGAGATGTAGATTCCTCGGTTGAGAAAGGCCAATTCACGCAATCG
This window encodes:
- the sthA gene encoding Si-specific NAD(P)(+) transhydrogenase; translated protein: MQEIRHYDIAIIGSGPAGEKAAIQASKLKKRVFLIDKREKLGGASLHTGTIPSKSLRETVVNLELLRRRTHGIEISMRENVSTEELMYRKDLVISEQESKLRRNLMKNRVTLERGRCQFLSPTELQIQPAHPDEEPYQITADYTVVATGSAPRKADWAQLDNECVFDSDTILKIEKLPKKITIIGAGVIGCEYACIFAKLGIRVNLIARDRHVMPFLDREIAEALVYRMRNQRITMRLGENVKQIVKISPQEVHVELDSGKTLPCSTVMLAAGRVANSDKLGLEEIGVELGHNGLIPTNEHYQTNIPNIYAVGDVVGFPALASTSLLQARIATLHAFGQLENERIPRELPYGIWTIPAVAYVGRSEEELTDARIPYEVGISHFKEISRAHIMGEQEGILKLLFCPETLRLLGVHIIGPRAPELIHLGNCVLHFEGTIKFFINSVFNVPTLDEAYRIAAFNGMNRLDYDSL
- the gyrB gene encoding DNA topoisomerase (ATP-hydrolyzing) subunit B encodes the protein MEEIAPATTAASGYGEDNITLLKGLEAVRKRPGMYIGGVDSAALHHLVFEIVDNSIDEALGGYCNKIEVILHIDGSLSVHDNGRGIPVGIHKDEGISAVELIMTKLHAGGKFDNSNYKVSGGLNGVGASVVNALSSKLVVEVDRDGQLWRQEYERGNAKQPLAAIRTSDKTGTRTTFWPDSLIFEETEFSFAILSQRLRELAFLNRGIYISIRDNRNNEFAEFCYEGGVASFIEYLNQNKNVLHEKPVYVEGKQEDLEVEVAFQYNETYVERIFSFVNNINTIEGGTHLSGFKTALTSTLNKYASANNLTKDLKENLSGEDVREGISAVISIRIANPQFESQKKIKLTNTEARGKVERLVSESLATFLGENPQVAKRIIQKATEAQRARIAAVKARELTRRKSVLEVGSLPGKLADCQERDPALSELFLVEGDSAGGSAKQGRDRRNQAILPLKGKILNVEKARMDKMLTSDEIRTMITALGTSIEKDFDISKIRYHKVIIMTDADVDGSHILTLILTFFYRQMPEIIERGYLYIAQPPLYKVKRNKEEFYLRDEREMAERLMMLSSNKLRLILPERESLTGEALLEMARRLYRYCDQYQRFCLNPDLQILTNKWLENQFRMEASDIDYLLQRMRDLQEFYPDFKLEFDTERVGHQVVIQIQGETLRFTLNFLDNLDIHNYNNLIEQREELLRFLGGETLQIEDDDQKIHDLSDWFALRDFITNFGKKGIYIQRYKGLGEMNPEQLWETTLNPEARTLKQVRIEDVNVSDDMFTVLMGDLVEPRRRFIEENALKVKNLDV
- the der gene encoding ribosome biogenesis GTPase Der; the protein is MSETPAVVAIVGRPNVGKSTFFNRLVGRHTAIVEDIPGVTRDRNYGLASFRGFRFLAIDTGGFEPISEEGLLQQMRQQAQVAIEEADAVIFLTSIQDGLNPGDEEIYRYLSRHKKPIFVAANKTDHPSHDTQIAEFYQLGVEHVYGVSAAHTRGLEDLLEAIHEQVPLDYTDPEAGTRVRVALIGKSNAGKSSLINALLGEERMVVDSQAGTTRDPVDSLCRHEGKEYLLVDTAGIRRKGRVTQKIETYSIVSTLKTMERSDVVLLIIDATEGVTEQVLRIGGYALDRKKAIVLVVNKWDLAVQGEIALRNMPRKLEPQRLQDAMTEELRERIEFLGFAPLVFVSAKTGKRITQIFQKVDEVYQQYMRRVSTADLNTVLEMIVRKHPPPAKSGRATKIFYGTQVSASPPTFVMVSNHPEKLNYSYERYFLNQLRYHFGFEGTPLQLIWRGRERKQN
- a CDS encoding inositol monophosphatase family protein, with translation MNDRSTLYNGFASIAQIHDIRCSCHEYRLIASGEADFLRSFSLKPWDHAAGQLVLKETGGWAAVDGLINYKPSLYSGRMIAASCCDLDEEITQISATLP